The following proteins are encoded in a genomic region of Channa argus isolate prfri chromosome 3, Channa argus male v1.0, whole genome shotgun sequence:
- the LOC137123558 gene encoding sorbin and SH3 domain-containing protein 1-like isoform X18, which produces MNTDSGGYTRKSVALSLILSPMKKVQSSPNLATGTESHSSELDSWRSCSATDGLKNGDASSSSLAAKGFRSVRPNLQDKKSPTQDYSHVPLPPPRRESFPFSPTSTNPPDYSSLVALDNNFNLGTLTFTQNEKSVLKESYSISSKSSYSYSETNKNPVQQEHQSTVPTDSSCSSSVTNNTKAQERKVSSLKLTPVTIPDPPAHLNSYLNPQPNTDIAGSPLPTAQPQQRSPIVSQPPTQTTSLSVHLGLEKPKHRELQPPNPTMELKEPDQAQDQTSIPTPAQVEMNASPAVPPRPSPSALLGQVLSHAMNGGASHPQRPLSPPSYPPPPTSLHTGLQRQSRSSEGSESINRESMVSGHTTVSSTIPIARFSEEEKRVSIIKAPHYEGIGPVDESGIPIAIRTTVDRPKDWYKTMFKQIHKVHKADDDYSDTYNATYAVINNADDYSLSSNTTMAHPPPRTHTYRPLSKSPSDSGGHLGPREPSPSPVPPPPPPMPSLLQLRARDSDRERDSPDMNEWGPPDRKVDTRKYRAEPKSIFEYEPGKSSILKHERPTYDDIDLENEPWYKFFSELEFGRPPPKKRLDYNPDISARQLIETSLHITPADKTPDRPASTASDYRKRRKSEPSSSQVNAQSQSRAATSPKPVDAYRPNSSLKKPVIRSSPSSPSRAKDQDVSRSYSTIDGRHTPQSRRPTPDREVSHKQMTQLILFSLLHQKQPARAIYDFKAQTPKELTFKKGDAVNIIRQIDNNWYEGEHRGRVGIFPISYVEKMQTTEKQQPIRPPPPAHVKDIGEATARYNFNADTNVELSLRKGEKVIVIRQVDQNWYEGKIPDTNKQGIFPVSYVDLVKRSPSKSSTRHVDPHGYPISRTPSATPVKSLFHLPPSSTTRDLPSSHPPLTRLQSVTSEWLSLTMEPSAFTPAHSLASTPVPPTPPPLPIDIAPFPKAQDPKAPSPAPTQKGFALLKQTICRTPPFKEGTLSSSHTPDVEPFSQPVHPPPPPDLHFSMISPLPVSSDQYSNNRGYTKTAQMLHKSDILSCTEPNMPSMPISQSQKNSVPVNKSSITPHVTPQVKDFYHKMLPSIPDGFTSKDDAESAGSPLVDSPPATLSNESNSIFKLKADKSHQSAVKPRVITPASESAGGVQLQVQFHKPVTMAPLSVICGGQSKTLNDEAVQSQRPQSVKEKGYTELFIEEEDETLQDKEETFRVIDKRLSPQRLLQDALHGGGDPYQALYNYSPRNEDELELREGDIVDVMEKCDDGWFVGTSRRSKLFGTFPGNYVKQL; this is translated from the exons ATGAATACAG ATAGCGGAGGATACACTCGCAAAAGTGTGGCTTTGTCACTCATACTCTCACCCATGAAGAAGGTCCAGAGCTCACCAAACCTAGCTACAG GGACTGAATCTCACTCATCAGAATTGG ATTCTTGGCGGTCATGCAGTGCCACAGACGGCCTTAAGAATGGAGATGCCAGCAGCTCATCTCTTGCTGCCAAAGGCTTTCGCAGTGTCAGACCCAACCTACAGGACAAAAAGTCACCAACACAG GATTACAGTCATGTCCCATTGCCACCCCCAAGGAGGGAGAGTTTCCCATTTTCACCGACTAGCACTAATCCACCAGACTACAGCTCCCTTGTTGCCCTGGATAATAATTTTAACCTGGGTACACTAACATTTACTCAGAAtgaaaaatcagttttaaaagaaTCCTACAGTATAAGTAGCAAATCTTCTTACTCCTACTCAGAGACCAATAAAAACCCAGTCCAACAGGAACACCAGTCCACTGTCCCAACAGATAGCAGTTGCAGTTCATCTGTCACCAATAATACAAAGGCTCAGGAACGTAAGGTGTCTTCCCTCAAACTAACCCCGGTGACCATCCCAGACCCACCTGCTCACCTCAACTCCTACCTTAATCCCCAACCCAACACTGACATCGCAGGTTCCCCTCTGCCTACTGCCCAACCTCAACAAAGGAGTCCCATTGTATCTCAGCCCCCGACACAGACAACCTCGCTTTCTGTCCACTTGGGCCTTGAGAAACCAAAGCATCGCGAGCTTCAGCCTCCAAATCCCACAATGGAACTCAAGGAACCAGATCAAGCCCAAGATCAAACTTCAATTCCAACTCCAGCCCAGGTGGAGATGAATGCTTCTCCTGCAGTTCCACCAAGACCTTCTCCCTCAGCACTGTTG GGCCAGGTCCTGTCTCATGCTATGAATGGAGGTGCTAGCCATCCACAGAGGCCCCTCTCTCCTCCATCCTATCCTCCACCCCCCACCTCACTCCACACTGGGCTCCAGAGACAGAGCAGGAGTTCAG AGGGCAGTGAATCCATCAACAGAGAGTCTATGGTGTCAGGACACACCACTGTAAGCAGCACTATTCCTATTGCCCGCTtctcagaagaagaaaaaagggtgTCAATTATTAAAGCCCCTCATTACGAAGGCATTGGCCCTGTGGACGAGTCTGGCATCCCTATTGCAATCCGCACG ACGGTGGATAGGCCTAAGGATTGGTACAAAACTATGTTCAAACAAATCCACAAGGTTCACAAAGCAG ATGATGACTATTCTGACACATACAATGCGACTTATGCCGTCATAAATAATG CAGATGACTACAGCCTGTCATCCAACACTACCATGGCCCACCCTCCCCCCCGCACACATACATATAGGCCCCTGTCAAAGAGCCCCTCAGACAGCGGAGGGCATCTTGGGCCTCGAGAGCCTTCACCATCCCCTGtgccaccaccacctccacccaTGCCATCCCTCCTTCAGCTGCGGGCCAGAGACAGTGACCGTGAGAGAGACTCCCCAGACAT GAATGAATGGGGTCCTCCTGACAGGAAAGTGGATACAAGAAAGTACCGCGCAGAGCCCAAGAGTATTTTTGAGTATGAGCCTGGAAAGTCCTCTATTTTAAAGCATGAAAGACCA ACCTATGATGACATAGATTTAGAGAACGAGCCTTGGTATAAGTTCTTTTCCGAGCTGGAGTTTGGGCGGCCG CCTCCTAAAAAACGGCTGGATTATAATCCAGACATCTCCGCTCGCCAGCTCATTGAG ACATCCCTGCACATCACTCCTGCTGACAAGACTCCAGATAGACCTGCGAG CACTGCCAGTGACtacagaaaaagaaggaaatctGAGCCGTCAAGTTCCCAAGTGAACGCTCAGTCACAGAGCAGAGCTGCAACTTCCCCTAAACCAGTGGATGCCTACAGACCCAACAGCAGCCTAAAGAAACCCGTCATTCGTTCATCACCTTCTTCACCCTCTAGAGCCaaag ACCAGGATGTCTCCAGGAGCTATTCCACCATTGATGGACGTCACACACCCCAGAGCAGAAGACCTACTCCTGACAGAGAG GTCTCCCATAAACAGATGACACAACTTATTCTGTTCTCTCTCCTCCATCAGAAACAGCCCGCGAGAGCCATTTATGATTTTAAGGCACAAACACCTAA GgagctgacatttaaaaagggCGATGCAGTCAACATCATCAGGCAGATAGACAACAATTGGTATGAAGGAGAACACCGTGGCCGGGTGGGGATATTCCCTATATCATATGTGGAG aaaatgcaaaccACAGAGAAACAGCAGCCGATTCGTCCTCCTCCACCAGCACATGTCAAAGACATCGGAGAGGCAACGGCACGCTACAACTTCAATGCTGACACAAATGTGGAGCTGTCTCTCAGAAAG gGTGAGAAGGTAATTGTGATAAGGCAGGTGGACCAGAACTGGTATGAGGGGAAGATtccagacacaaacaaacagggcATCTTTCCTGTTTCTTATGTGGACCTTGTCAAGCGTTCCCCATCCAAGAGCTCCACCCGCCACGTAGATCCACACGGTTACCCTATCAGCAGGACACCAAGTGCTACACCTGTCAAG TCTCTCTTCCATCTACCTCCATCCTCCACCACCCGTGACCTCCCTTCATCCCACCCTCCGTTGACAAGGCTACAATCTGTCACCAGCGAGTGGCTATCCCTCACAATGGAACCATCAGCATTCACTCCAGCTCACTCCCTCGCTTCCACCCCTGTACCACccacacctcctcctcttccaatTGACATTGCACCTTTCCCAAAAGCACAGGACCCTAAGGCGCCCTCACCTGCACCAACACAAAAAGGCTTTGCTCTTCTAAAGCAGACGATTTGTAGGACTCCCCCATTTAAAGAAGGAACGCTCAGTTCAAGTCACACCCCAGATGTTGAGCCCTTTTCCCAGCCTGTtcatccacctccacctcctgacCTTCATTTCTCAATGATCTCCCCACTGCCTGTCTCATCTGACCAATACAGCAACAACAGAGGATACACTAAAACAGCCCAAATGTTACACAAGTCAGACATTTTGTCCTGCACCGAGCCAAACATGCCATCCATGCCAATTTCACAGAGTCAAAAGAACAGTGTGCCAGTAAACAAAAGTAGCATAACCCCTCATGTTACACCACAAGTAAAAGACTTTTATCACAAGATGTTACCGAGTATTCCAGATGGATTTACCAGTAAAGACGATGCAGAATCTGCCGGATCTCCTCTGGTTGATTCGCCACCTGCTACCCTAAGCAATGAATCTAATAGCATATTCAAGCTAAAAGCAGACAAATCACATCAGTCAGCAGTGAAACCTCGAGTCATCACTCCAGCCAGTGAATCAGCAGGCGGTGTTCAGTTACAGGTGCAATTTCACAAGCCTGTGACAATGGCGCCACTGTCTGTCATCTGTGGAGGGCAGTCAAAAACTCTAAATGATGAAGCAGTCCAATCTCAAAGGCCTCAATCAGTCAAAGAGAAGGGATATACTGAGTTGTTCATTGAGGAAGAGGACGAAACTTTACAAGACAAAGAGGAGACTTTTAGAGTTATCGATAAAAGACTGAGTCCACAG
- the LOC137123558 gene encoding sorbin and SH3 domain-containing protein 2-like isoform X20, which yields MNTDSGGYTRKSVALSLILSPMKKVQSSPNLATGTESHSSELDSWRSCSATDGLKNGDASSSSLAAKGFRSVRPNLQDKKSPTQDYSHVPLPPPRRESFPFSPTSTNPPDYSSLVALDNNFNLGTLTFTQNEKSVLKESYSISSKSSYSYSETNKNPVQQEHQSTVPTDSSCSSSVTNNTKAQERKVSSLKLTPVTIPDPPAHLNSYLNPQPNTDIAGSPLPTAQPQQRSPIVSQPPTQTTSLSVHLGLEKPKHRELQPPNPTMELKEPDQAQDQTSIPTPAQVEMNASPAVPPRPSPSALLGQVLSHAMNGGASHPQRPLSPPSYPPPPTSLHTGLQRQSRSSEGSESINRESMVSGHTTVSSTIPIARFSEEEKRVSIIKAPHYEGIGPVDESGIPIAIRTTVDRPKDWYKTMFKQIHKVHKADDDYSDTYNATYAVINNADDYSLSSNTTMAHPPPRTHTYRPLSKSPSDSGGHLGPREPSPSPVPPPPPPMPSLLQLRARDSDRERDSPDMNEWGPPDRKVDTRKYRAEPKSIFEYEPGKSSILKHERPTYDDIDLENEPWYKFFSELEFGRPPPKKRLDYNPDISARQLIETSLHITPADKTPDRPASTASDYRKRRKSEPSSSQVNAQSQSRAATSPKPVDAYRPNSSLKKPVIRSSPSSPSRAKDQDVSRSYSTIDGRHTPQSRRPTPDREVSHKQMTQLILFSLLHQKQPARAIYDFKAQTPKELTFKKGDAVNIIRQIDNNWYEGEHRGRVGIFPISYVEKMQTTEKQQPIRPPPPAHVKDIGEATARYNFNADTNVELSLRKGEKVIVIRQVDQNWYEGKIPDTNKQGIFPVSYVDLVKRSPSKSSTRHVDPHGYPISRTPSATPVKRLLQDALHGGGDPYQALYNYSPRNEDELELREGDIVDVMEKCDDGWFVGTSRRSKLFGTFPGNYVKQL from the exons ATGAATACAG ATAGCGGAGGATACACTCGCAAAAGTGTGGCTTTGTCACTCATACTCTCACCCATGAAGAAGGTCCAGAGCTCACCAAACCTAGCTACAG GGACTGAATCTCACTCATCAGAATTGG ATTCTTGGCGGTCATGCAGTGCCACAGACGGCCTTAAGAATGGAGATGCCAGCAGCTCATCTCTTGCTGCCAAAGGCTTTCGCAGTGTCAGACCCAACCTACAGGACAAAAAGTCACCAACACAG GATTACAGTCATGTCCCATTGCCACCCCCAAGGAGGGAGAGTTTCCCATTTTCACCGACTAGCACTAATCCACCAGACTACAGCTCCCTTGTTGCCCTGGATAATAATTTTAACCTGGGTACACTAACATTTACTCAGAAtgaaaaatcagttttaaaagaaTCCTACAGTATAAGTAGCAAATCTTCTTACTCCTACTCAGAGACCAATAAAAACCCAGTCCAACAGGAACACCAGTCCACTGTCCCAACAGATAGCAGTTGCAGTTCATCTGTCACCAATAATACAAAGGCTCAGGAACGTAAGGTGTCTTCCCTCAAACTAACCCCGGTGACCATCCCAGACCCACCTGCTCACCTCAACTCCTACCTTAATCCCCAACCCAACACTGACATCGCAGGTTCCCCTCTGCCTACTGCCCAACCTCAACAAAGGAGTCCCATTGTATCTCAGCCCCCGACACAGACAACCTCGCTTTCTGTCCACTTGGGCCTTGAGAAACCAAAGCATCGCGAGCTTCAGCCTCCAAATCCCACAATGGAACTCAAGGAACCAGATCAAGCCCAAGATCAAACTTCAATTCCAACTCCAGCCCAGGTGGAGATGAATGCTTCTCCTGCAGTTCCACCAAGACCTTCTCCCTCAGCACTGTTG GGCCAGGTCCTGTCTCATGCTATGAATGGAGGTGCTAGCCATCCACAGAGGCCCCTCTCTCCTCCATCCTATCCTCCACCCCCCACCTCACTCCACACTGGGCTCCAGAGACAGAGCAGGAGTTCAG AGGGCAGTGAATCCATCAACAGAGAGTCTATGGTGTCAGGACACACCACTGTAAGCAGCACTATTCCTATTGCCCGCTtctcagaagaagaaaaaagggtgTCAATTATTAAAGCCCCTCATTACGAAGGCATTGGCCCTGTGGACGAGTCTGGCATCCCTATTGCAATCCGCACG ACGGTGGATAGGCCTAAGGATTGGTACAAAACTATGTTCAAACAAATCCACAAGGTTCACAAAGCAG ATGATGACTATTCTGACACATACAATGCGACTTATGCCGTCATAAATAATG CAGATGACTACAGCCTGTCATCCAACACTACCATGGCCCACCCTCCCCCCCGCACACATACATATAGGCCCCTGTCAAAGAGCCCCTCAGACAGCGGAGGGCATCTTGGGCCTCGAGAGCCTTCACCATCCCCTGtgccaccaccacctccacccaTGCCATCCCTCCTTCAGCTGCGGGCCAGAGACAGTGACCGTGAGAGAGACTCCCCAGACAT GAATGAATGGGGTCCTCCTGACAGGAAAGTGGATACAAGAAAGTACCGCGCAGAGCCCAAGAGTATTTTTGAGTATGAGCCTGGAAAGTCCTCTATTTTAAAGCATGAAAGACCA ACCTATGATGACATAGATTTAGAGAACGAGCCTTGGTATAAGTTCTTTTCCGAGCTGGAGTTTGGGCGGCCG CCTCCTAAAAAACGGCTGGATTATAATCCAGACATCTCCGCTCGCCAGCTCATTGAG ACATCCCTGCACATCACTCCTGCTGACAAGACTCCAGATAGACCTGCGAG CACTGCCAGTGACtacagaaaaagaaggaaatctGAGCCGTCAAGTTCCCAAGTGAACGCTCAGTCACAGAGCAGAGCTGCAACTTCCCCTAAACCAGTGGATGCCTACAGACCCAACAGCAGCCTAAAGAAACCCGTCATTCGTTCATCACCTTCTTCACCCTCTAGAGCCaaag ACCAGGATGTCTCCAGGAGCTATTCCACCATTGATGGACGTCACACACCCCAGAGCAGAAGACCTACTCCTGACAGAGAG GTCTCCCATAAACAGATGACACAACTTATTCTGTTCTCTCTCCTCCATCAGAAACAGCCCGCGAGAGCCATTTATGATTTTAAGGCACAAACACCTAA GgagctgacatttaaaaagggCGATGCAGTCAACATCATCAGGCAGATAGACAACAATTGGTATGAAGGAGAACACCGTGGCCGGGTGGGGATATTCCCTATATCATATGTGGAG aaaatgcaaaccACAGAGAAACAGCAGCCGATTCGTCCTCCTCCACCAGCACATGTCAAAGACATCGGAGAGGCAACGGCACGCTACAACTTCAATGCTGACACAAATGTGGAGCTGTCTCTCAGAAAG gGTGAGAAGGTAATTGTGATAAGGCAGGTGGACCAGAACTGGTATGAGGGGAAGATtccagacacaaacaaacagggcATCTTTCCTGTTTCTTATGTGGACCTTGTCAAGCGTTCCCCATCCAAGAGCTCCACCCGCCACGTAGATCCACACGGTTACCCTATCAGCAGGACACCAAGTGCTACACCTGTCAAG
- the LOC137123558 gene encoding sorbin and SH3 domain-containing protein 1-like isoform X7, with amino-acid sequence MNTDSGGYTRKSVALSLILSPMKKVQSSPNLATGTESHSSELDSWRSCSATDGLKNGDASSSSLAAKGFRSVRPNLQDKKSPTQDYSHVPLPPPRRESFPFSPTSTNPPDYSSLVALDNNFNLGTLTFTQNEKSVLKESYSISSKSSYSYSETNKNPVQQEHQSTVPTDSSCSSSVTNNTKAQERKVSSLKLTPVTIPDPPAHLNSYLNPQPNTDIAGSPLPTAQPQQRSPIVSQPPTQTTSLSVHLGLEKPKHRELQPPNPTMELKEPDQAQDQTSIPTPAQVEMNASPAVPPRPSPSALLGQVLSHAMNGGASHPQRPLSPPSYPPPPTSLHTGLQRQSRSSEGSESINRESMVSGHTTVSSTIPIARFSEEEKRVSIIKAPHYEGIGPVDESGIPIAIRTTVDRPKDWYKTMFKQIHKVHKADDDYSDTYNATYAVINNADDYSLSSNTTMAHPPPRTHTYRPLSKSPSDSGGHLGPREPSPSPVPPPPPPMPSLLQLRARDSDRERDSPDMNEWGPPDRKVDTRKYRAEPKSIFEYEPGKSSILKHERPTYDDIDLENEPWYKFFSELEFGRPPPKKRLDYNPDISARQLIETSLHITPADKTPDRPASTASDYRKRRKSEPSSSQVNAQSQSRAATSPKPVDAYRPNSSLKKPVIRSSPSSPSRAKDQDVSRSYSTIDGRHTPQSRRPTPDREVSHKQMTQLILFSLLHQKQPARAIYDFKAQTPKELTFKKGDAVNIIRQIDNNWYEGEHRGRVGIFPISYVEKMQTTEKQQPIRPPPPAHVKDIGEATARYNFNADTNVELSLRKGEKVIVIRQVDQNWYEGKIPDTNKQGIFPVSYVDLVKRSPSKSSTRHVDPHGYPISRTPSATPVKSLFHLPPSSTTRDLPSSHPPLTRLQSVTSEWLSLTMEPSAFTPAHSLASTPVPPTPPPLPIDIAPFPKAQDPKAPSPAPTQKGFALLKQTICRTPPFKEGTLSSSHTPDVEPFSQPVHPPPPPDLHFSMISPLPVSSDQYSNNRGYTKTAQMLHKSDILSCTEPNMPSMPISQSQKNSVPVNKSSITPHVTPQVKDFYHKMLPSIPDGFTSKDDAESAGSPLVDSPPATLSNESNSIFKLKADKSHQSAVKPRVITPASESAGGVQLQVQFHKPVTMAPLSVICGGQSKTLNDEAVQSQRPQSVKEKGYTELFIEEEDETLQDKEETFRVIDKRLSPQADVSPSTLKHPGLSSPSIPPPLTSLSSPSSAAASPFSNSSSRSQHHDRDTITRSPSFSPRPPSLPQLTTSPIPRASPSVPVSQTVHSSQRSPNVPPQISQPSSSASLSLPVTSYADSRSPISPPVLSPPKPTSPPLATPRSPPTPPHQGRRSPKVKRLLQDALHGGGDPYQALYNYSPRNEDELELREGDIVDVMEKCDDGWFVGTSRRSKLFGTFPGNYVKQL; translated from the exons ATGAATACAG ATAGCGGAGGATACACTCGCAAAAGTGTGGCTTTGTCACTCATACTCTCACCCATGAAGAAGGTCCAGAGCTCACCAAACCTAGCTACAG GGACTGAATCTCACTCATCAGAATTGG ATTCTTGGCGGTCATGCAGTGCCACAGACGGCCTTAAGAATGGAGATGCCAGCAGCTCATCTCTTGCTGCCAAAGGCTTTCGCAGTGTCAGACCCAACCTACAGGACAAAAAGTCACCAACACAG GATTACAGTCATGTCCCATTGCCACCCCCAAGGAGGGAGAGTTTCCCATTTTCACCGACTAGCACTAATCCACCAGACTACAGCTCCCTTGTTGCCCTGGATAATAATTTTAACCTGGGTACACTAACATTTACTCAGAAtgaaaaatcagttttaaaagaaTCCTACAGTATAAGTAGCAAATCTTCTTACTCCTACTCAGAGACCAATAAAAACCCAGTCCAACAGGAACACCAGTCCACTGTCCCAACAGATAGCAGTTGCAGTTCATCTGTCACCAATAATACAAAGGCTCAGGAACGTAAGGTGTCTTCCCTCAAACTAACCCCGGTGACCATCCCAGACCCACCTGCTCACCTCAACTCCTACCTTAATCCCCAACCCAACACTGACATCGCAGGTTCCCCTCTGCCTACTGCCCAACCTCAACAAAGGAGTCCCATTGTATCTCAGCCCCCGACACAGACAACCTCGCTTTCTGTCCACTTGGGCCTTGAGAAACCAAAGCATCGCGAGCTTCAGCCTCCAAATCCCACAATGGAACTCAAGGAACCAGATCAAGCCCAAGATCAAACTTCAATTCCAACTCCAGCCCAGGTGGAGATGAATGCTTCTCCTGCAGTTCCACCAAGACCTTCTCCCTCAGCACTGTTG GGCCAGGTCCTGTCTCATGCTATGAATGGAGGTGCTAGCCATCCACAGAGGCCCCTCTCTCCTCCATCCTATCCTCCACCCCCCACCTCACTCCACACTGGGCTCCAGAGACAGAGCAGGAGTTCAG AGGGCAGTGAATCCATCAACAGAGAGTCTATGGTGTCAGGACACACCACTGTAAGCAGCACTATTCCTATTGCCCGCTtctcagaagaagaaaaaagggtgTCAATTATTAAAGCCCCTCATTACGAAGGCATTGGCCCTGTGGACGAGTCTGGCATCCCTATTGCAATCCGCACG ACGGTGGATAGGCCTAAGGATTGGTACAAAACTATGTTCAAACAAATCCACAAGGTTCACAAAGCAG ATGATGACTATTCTGACACATACAATGCGACTTATGCCGTCATAAATAATG CAGATGACTACAGCCTGTCATCCAACACTACCATGGCCCACCCTCCCCCCCGCACACATACATATAGGCCCCTGTCAAAGAGCCCCTCAGACAGCGGAGGGCATCTTGGGCCTCGAGAGCCTTCACCATCCCCTGtgccaccaccacctccacccaTGCCATCCCTCCTTCAGCTGCGGGCCAGAGACAGTGACCGTGAGAGAGACTCCCCAGACAT GAATGAATGGGGTCCTCCTGACAGGAAAGTGGATACAAGAAAGTACCGCGCAGAGCCCAAGAGTATTTTTGAGTATGAGCCTGGAAAGTCCTCTATTTTAAAGCATGAAAGACCA ACCTATGATGACATAGATTTAGAGAACGAGCCTTGGTATAAGTTCTTTTCCGAGCTGGAGTTTGGGCGGCCG CCTCCTAAAAAACGGCTGGATTATAATCCAGACATCTCCGCTCGCCAGCTCATTGAG ACATCCCTGCACATCACTCCTGCTGACAAGACTCCAGATAGACCTGCGAG CACTGCCAGTGACtacagaaaaagaaggaaatctGAGCCGTCAAGTTCCCAAGTGAACGCTCAGTCACAGAGCAGAGCTGCAACTTCCCCTAAACCAGTGGATGCCTACAGACCCAACAGCAGCCTAAAGAAACCCGTCATTCGTTCATCACCTTCTTCACCCTCTAGAGCCaaag ACCAGGATGTCTCCAGGAGCTATTCCACCATTGATGGACGTCACACACCCCAGAGCAGAAGACCTACTCCTGACAGAGAG GTCTCCCATAAACAGATGACACAACTTATTCTGTTCTCTCTCCTCCATCAGAAACAGCCCGCGAGAGCCATTTATGATTTTAAGGCACAAACACCTAA GgagctgacatttaaaaagggCGATGCAGTCAACATCATCAGGCAGATAGACAACAATTGGTATGAAGGAGAACACCGTGGCCGGGTGGGGATATTCCCTATATCATATGTGGAG aaaatgcaaaccACAGAGAAACAGCAGCCGATTCGTCCTCCTCCACCAGCACATGTCAAAGACATCGGAGAGGCAACGGCACGCTACAACTTCAATGCTGACACAAATGTGGAGCTGTCTCTCAGAAAG gGTGAGAAGGTAATTGTGATAAGGCAGGTGGACCAGAACTGGTATGAGGGGAAGATtccagacacaaacaaacagggcATCTTTCCTGTTTCTTATGTGGACCTTGTCAAGCGTTCCCCATCCAAGAGCTCCACCCGCCACGTAGATCCACACGGTTACCCTATCAGCAGGACACCAAGTGCTACACCTGTCAAG TCTCTCTTCCATCTACCTCCATCCTCCACCACCCGTGACCTCCCTTCATCCCACCCTCCGTTGACAAGGCTACAATCTGTCACCAGCGAGTGGCTATCCCTCACAATGGAACCATCAGCATTCACTCCAGCTCACTCCCTCGCTTCCACCCCTGTACCACccacacctcctcctcttccaatTGACATTGCACCTTTCCCAAAAGCACAGGACCCTAAGGCGCCCTCACCTGCACCAACACAAAAAGGCTTTGCTCTTCTAAAGCAGACGATTTGTAGGACTCCCCCATTTAAAGAAGGAACGCTCAGTTCAAGTCACACCCCAGATGTTGAGCCCTTTTCCCAGCCTGTtcatccacctccacctcctgacCTTCATTTCTCAATGATCTCCCCACTGCCTGTCTCATCTGACCAATACAGCAACAACAGAGGATACACTAAAACAGCCCAAATGTTACACAAGTCAGACATTTTGTCCTGCACCGAGCCAAACATGCCATCCATGCCAATTTCACAGAGTCAAAAGAACAGTGTGCCAGTAAACAAAAGTAGCATAACCCCTCATGTTACACCACAAGTAAAAGACTTTTATCACAAGATGTTACCGAGTATTCCAGATGGATTTACCAGTAAAGACGATGCAGAATCTGCCGGATCTCCTCTGGTTGATTCGCCACCTGCTACCCTAAGCAATGAATCTAATAGCATATTCAAGCTAAAAGCAGACAAATCACATCAGTCAGCAGTGAAACCTCGAGTCATCACTCCAGCCAGTGAATCAGCAGGCGGTGTTCAGTTACAGGTGCAATTTCACAAGCCTGTGACAATGGCGCCACTGTCTGTCATCTGTGGAGGGCAGTCAAAAACTCTAAATGATGAAGCAGTCCAATCTCAAAGGCCTCAATCAGTCAAAGAGAAGGGATATACTGAGTTGTTCATTGAGGAAGAGGACGAAACTTTACAAGACAAAGAGGAGACTTTTAGAGTTATCGATAAAAGACTGAGTCCACAG GCTGATGTCTCTCCTTCCACCCTCAAGCACCCTGGCCTGTCCTCACCCTCCATACCACCACCCCTGACCTCATTATCTTCACcatcatctgctgctgcttctccatTTTCAAACTCTTCCTCTCGCTCACAGCATCATGATCGTGACACCATCACTCGCTCTCCCTCATTCTCCCCTCGGCCCCCATCCCTTCCTCAACTTACTACGTCACCCATACCCCGAGCGTCTCCCTCCGTACCTGTCTCACAAACTGTCCATTCCTCTCAGCGTTCTCCAAACGTTCCCCCACAAATCTCCCAaccttccagctctgcctctctttctcttccagTCACATCCTACGCTGACTCAAGATCTCCCATTTCCCCACCTGTCCTATCTCCCCCTAAACCCACTTCTCCTCCCCTTGCTACTCCACGCTCTCCTCCCACCCCACCCCATCAAGGGCGTAGGTCTCCCAAAGTGAAG